Proteins encoded together in one Desulfosporosinus meridiei DSM 13257 window:
- a CDS encoding SGNH/GDSL hydrolase family protein, protein MKKIIVYLLIPLLVLTLAIITYIKVQPLTGISKIKNGTVKAVILGESIAVSQGASDPLTTGWNSNLEKSLLNKYSNKIEWDNKASAGELVDYCLKRATEIESTTDAVFICSGRIDRNFETPEQFSNKYTRLIYDIKSRAPGADIFCVVEPPMVSTDESLFLAIRAVIINVSAATESNVLDVWSAFPEDQVTLNKLLMDGLHPNDEGYKLMSDYIYNRLVLMVDALKWKFPL, encoded by the coding sequence TTGAAGAAGATAATTGTTTACTTACTAATACCCTTACTGGTGCTGACTTTAGCCATTATTACTTATATTAAAGTCCAACCCTTAACCGGTATAAGCAAGATTAAAAACGGTACAGTGAAAGCTGTAATTCTTGGGGAGTCTATCGCTGTTAGTCAAGGTGCTTCAGACCCTTTAACAACTGGGTGGAATTCCAATCTTGAGAAATCCCTTTTAAACAAGTACTCAAACAAAATAGAATGGGATAACAAAGCTTCAGCAGGAGAACTTGTGGATTATTGCTTAAAGAGAGCAACTGAGATAGAAAGTACTACAGATGCTGTGTTTATTTGCTCAGGAAGAATTGATAGAAATTTTGAAACTCCCGAACAGTTCAGTAATAAATACACGCGGTTGATCTATGACATTAAAAGCAGAGCGCCGGGTGCTGACATATTTTGTGTTGTTGAACCACCTATGGTTTCCACAGATGAATCATTGTTTTTGGCAATCAGAGCAGTAATAATTAATGTTTCCGCTGCAACTGAATCAAACGTGTTGGATGTTTGGAGTGCATTTCCAGAGGATCAAGTAACTTTGAATAAATTATTGATGGACGGACTTCATCCCAATGATGAAGGATATAAGTTAATGTCGGATTATATTTATAATCGATTAGTTTTGATGGTTGATGCATTAAAGTGGAAATTTCCACTTTAA
- a CDS encoding DUF1836 domain-containing protein: protein MMQFDEKALKQLVEELSLTQDIKITDIPDIDLYMEQLTSFMESGLSNQKRDDQDKILTKTMINNYTKAGLVMSPVKKKYNKRHIILLILVYYLKNILSINDIKSLFEPVLNNIETPEDDLISLEDIYSTFLEVKNIELASFDERLIDKATMIKEKTQTIDKDGKDTAELFLVVIMLIAQANAHKKLAEKIIDKYFAKT, encoded by the coding sequence ATGATGCAATTCGATGAAAAGGCCCTTAAACAATTAGTAGAAGAATTATCCTTAACCCAAGATATTAAGATCACTGATATTCCGGACATCGACCTATACATGGAACAGCTAACTTCTTTCATGGAAAGCGGTCTGAGCAACCAAAAGAGAGACGACCAAGACAAAATCCTAACTAAGACAATGATCAACAACTATACCAAAGCTGGGCTTGTAATGTCTCCAGTAAAAAAGAAATACAATAAACGACATATAATTCTCTTAATCCTTGTGTATTATCTTAAAAACATTTTGTCTATTAACGATATCAAGAGTTTATTTGAACCAGTTCTTAACAATATTGAAACTCCGGAAGATGATTTAATTTCCCTTGAAGACATCTACTCAACTTTTCTGGAAGTAAAAAATATTGAATTAGCTTCCTTTGATGAAAGACTAATAGACAAGGCAACTATGATCAAAGAAAAGACCCAGACCATCGATAAAGATGGTAAAGACACAGCCGAGTTATTTTTAGTTGTCATAATGCTGATAGCTCAAGCAAATGCCCACAAAAAATTAGCCGAAAAAATAATTGATAAATATTTTGCTAAAACTTGA
- a CDS encoding PspA/IM30 family protein — translation MGLFKRVSDNIRANLNSLLDKAEEPEKMLDQYLRDMEEDIADAEAAVARQLAVAWKFKAQLDDALAMVEKRGNQAIEALNREREDLARKALEDKRLNKAKAEDYQVQYQSCNSTAEKLRAELQEMKNEYEKLRIKRDALVSRVEAAKAQKEIYGVMNGFGTKGSRRNFERMEEKVLRMEAEAYVAQDLSEKAKSLDLELEALGNDQIGIEKELSELKENLTKKKE, via the coding sequence ATGGGTTTATTTAAAAGGGTTAGTGACAATATCAGAGCAAATCTAAATTCTCTACTGGATAAGGCAGAGGAACCCGAAAAAATGCTAGATCAATACCTAAGGGATATGGAGGAGGATATAGCGGATGCTGAGGCTGCTGTAGCAAGGCAGTTGGCTGTGGCTTGGAAGTTCAAGGCCCAATTGGATGATGCCCTGGCAATGGTTGAGAAACGAGGGAATCAAGCTATAGAGGCCTTAAACAGAGAACGAGAAGACCTAGCCCGCAAAGCCCTTGAAGATAAACGACTTAATAAAGCTAAGGCTGAGGATTACCAAGTACAGTACCAAAGCTGCAATTCTACGGCAGAAAAGCTTAGGGCAGAGTTGCAAGAAATGAAAAATGAATACGAGAAGCTGCGGATTAAACGAGATGCTTTGGTGTCAAGGGTTGAGGCAGCCAAAGCTCAAAAAGAAATCTATGGAGTCATGAATGGTTTTGGAACTAAAGGTTCTCGTCGTAATTTTGAAAGAATGGAGGAGAAAGTCCTCCGAATGGAAGCAGAGGCCTATGTGGCTCAAGATTTATCTGAGAAAGCTAAAAGTCTCGATCTGGAATTGGAAGCACTAGGAAATGATCAGATTGGCATAGAGAAGGAATTATCTGAATTGAAAGAGAATCTTACAAAAAAGAAGGAATAA
- a CDS encoding NfeD-like protein: MLDIYWICLIGGVLFALVTIIFGDILGDIFGGFFDVLSMDHLDFLQPMVLVGGITVFGGSGIMLSRYTSLELIPVVIISVVISLAVSVLVYFSYVRPMKNCENSTGYSMKDLVGKIGEVSVPIPVKGYGEVVMKVGAGNTNQIAGNLEQEELPAGTRVVVGETKEGILFVFRYE, encoded by the coding sequence GTGCTTGACATCTACTGGATTTGTTTAATCGGTGGAGTACTGTTTGCACTGGTAACCATAATATTTGGGGATATTTTAGGCGACATATTTGGTGGTTTCTTCGACGTCCTCTCCATGGATCACCTGGATTTTCTGCAGCCGATGGTTCTAGTTGGAGGGATCACAGTCTTTGGGGGCTCGGGGATTATGCTGAGTCGATACACCTCGCTAGAGCTCATCCCAGTGGTCATTATTTCTGTAGTGATTTCGCTGGCAGTTTCAGTCTTAGTTTATTTTTCTTATGTCAGACCCATGAAAAATTGTGAAAACTCTACGGGTTATTCGATGAAAGATCTCGTTGGCAAAATAGGTGAGGTAAGTGTTCCTATTCCTGTTAAAGGCTATGGAGAAGTGGTCATGAAAGTGGGAGCAGGAAACACTAACCAAATTGCCGGCAATCTCGAACAAGAAGAGCTACCCGCCGGAACTCGGGTAGTGGTTGGAGAAACAAAAGAAGGTATACTTTTTGTTTTCCGTTATGAGTAG
- a CDS encoding flotillin family protein, whose amino-acid sequence MEILGLGVLAIPMAVLGVILVLGMAFWARYKTVGPDEAMIVTGSYLGSKNVHTDESSRKIKIIRGGGAFILPIFQQAQFISLLSHKLDVTTPEVYTEQGVPVMADGVAIIKIGGSVEDVATAAEQFMGKPTESIQQEAQEVLEGHLRAILGTMTVEEVYRNRDKFAQEVQGVAAKDLKKMGLQIVSFTIKDIRDKNGYLEALGKPRIAAVKRDAEVAEAQAVRDARIQKAKATEEGQRAELLRDTSIAEATKEKELKVASYKKDQDTAMAEADQAYHIQEARSQQQVIEEQMKVSLVRKEKEIEIEEKEILRREKQYDAEVKKKADADRYSVEQAAEADKAKRMREADALKYRIEAEAKANAEQKRLEGLAIAEAEKAKGTAEAEVVRLKGLAEAEAKEKLAEAFEKFGQAAVLDIIVKMLPELAGKVAEPLKSIDKLTVVDTGHGEGAARVSNYVTSLMATAPAMLKSVSGIDLESMVKRLTKEPDNYVEQKAEDKQQV is encoded by the coding sequence ATGGAGATTTTAGGACTTGGGGTACTCGCAATTCCTATGGCTGTGTTGGGGGTTATTCTCGTATTAGGAATGGCCTTTTGGGCCAGGTATAAAACTGTTGGCCCTGATGAGGCTATGATTGTTACAGGTTCTTATTTAGGGAGCAAGAATGTCCATACAGACGAATCGAGTAGAAAGATAAAAATCATCCGAGGCGGTGGAGCTTTTATCCTCCCTATTTTCCAACAAGCCCAGTTTATTTCCCTGCTATCGCATAAACTAGATGTTACTACCCCGGAAGTATATACAGAACAGGGTGTACCGGTGATGGCTGATGGAGTGGCAATTATAAAAATCGGCGGGTCTGTAGAGGATGTAGCTACGGCGGCGGAGCAATTCATGGGTAAACCTACCGAATCTATACAGCAGGAAGCCCAGGAGGTATTAGAGGGGCATTTGAGGGCAATATTAGGAACGATGACTGTTGAGGAAGTTTACCGCAATAGGGACAAATTTGCTCAGGAAGTTCAAGGAGTGGCAGCTAAGGACCTGAAGAAAATGGGATTACAGATTGTATCCTTTACCATTAAAGATATCCGAGATAAAAACGGCTATCTGGAAGCCCTTGGTAAACCCAGGATTGCTGCTGTAAAAAGGGATGCGGAAGTTGCGGAAGCGCAAGCCGTTCGAGATGCCCGGATCCAAAAAGCTAAAGCTACCGAAGAAGGACAGAGAGCTGAGTTACTTAGAGATACAAGCATTGCTGAAGCCACCAAAGAGAAGGAACTCAAAGTAGCCTCCTATAAAAAAGATCAGGACACGGCAATGGCAGAAGCCGACCAAGCCTACCATATCCAAGAGGCTCGCTCTCAGCAACAGGTTATTGAAGAACAAATGAAGGTTTCCTTAGTTAGAAAGGAAAAAGAGATAGAAATTGAGGAAAAGGAAATTCTGCGCCGAGAGAAACAATATGACGCTGAAGTTAAAAAGAAGGCAGATGCTGATAGATATTCAGTTGAACAGGCTGCTGAAGCCGACAAAGCTAAGCGAATGCGGGAAGCCGATGCTCTAAAATATAGGATCGAGGCTGAAGCAAAGGCCAATGCCGAACAAAAACGTTTAGAAGGGCTGGCAATCGCTGAGGCAGAAAAAGCTAAAGGAACGGCAGAAGCAGAGGTCGTTAGGCTCAAAGGTTTAGCTGAAGCGGAAGCTAAAGAAAAGCTGGCTGAAGCCTTTGAAAAATTTGGTCAGGCCGCTGTACTCGACATTATCGTCAAAATGCTGCCTGAACTGGCCGGAAAGGTTGCTGAACCTTTGAAATCCATCGATAAACTGACGGTAGTAGATACCGGTCATGGGGAAGGAGCGGCAAGGGTTAGCAATTATGTTACCTCGCTGATGGCAACTGCTCCTGCGATGTTGAAAAGTGTATCCGGGATTGATCTGGAAAGCATGGTTAAACGGCTGACAAAGGAGCCTGATAACTATGTAGAACAAAAGGCTGAAGATAAACAACAGGTTTAG
- a CDS encoding DUF6173 family protein encodes MDDFLPSLRKMNLDILKDLPMFTNPQLEWIEQNLASEFCKKIYDQIVEFDSKLDNDKQVAVRLVNFGQSVTFVVNGLGYSNPSLIRFSGTMPNGSPVELIQHVSQISFLLTSSLRDNPNEPKREIGFKTE; translated from the coding sequence TTGGATGATTTCTTACCCTCTTTGAGAAAAATGAATCTTGATATTCTCAAAGACCTACCAATGTTTACAAATCCTCAACTTGAATGGATTGAGCAGAACCTAGCTAGTGAATTTTGCAAGAAGATTTATGATCAAATTGTTGAGTTTGATTCCAAGCTTGATAATGATAAGCAAGTTGCTGTTCGTTTGGTGAATTTTGGACAATCTGTGACTTTTGTAGTCAACGGCCTGGGATACAGTAACCCAAGCCTTATTCGTTTCTCTGGAACAATGCCTAATGGTTCGCCTGTGGAATTGATCCAGCATGTCTCTCAAATAAGCTTTCTTTTGACCTCATCTTTGCGCGATAACCCTAATGAACCAAAACGAGAGATTGGTTTCAAAACAGAATGA
- a CDS encoding PAS domain-containing sensor histidine kinase — protein sequence MCNGGLSNEHYKKILSITPELLCISDMHGQFRYVNSAFEEVLGYTAEELRGSTLYSILHPDDKQAATNTIKCLLINKQERLSIERRYLCKEGAYKWIAWEITIDWTEELVYSSGRDITDKKKTEEAERKAKERLEEAQEFARLGYWEFDAITGENYWSDELLQLCGLTRDESASNLDAFMQMVHPDDKNLIINSMKMPPKDNEFELEIRLIRSNDEIVWIHEKVKYDQDSSGKVIRWYGVVRDISLRKLNEDKLMESEAKFKELVENLGEVIWIRQGGKLVYISPAYEQVWGRTCQSLYRNPQSFIDSIHPEDKERILQAFLNDNYNNTNQDLLEDQYRIIRPDGTERWIWLRKFPILDDAGKLIRHVGICYDVTKIKEYEEEVLKNKMEKEMARLDRLSLVGEMAAGIGHEVRNPMTTVRGFLQLLSRKEDCLKYNEFFTLMIDELDRANSIITEFLSLAKDRVVELEVQSLKEIVQDIFPLIQADGLVSEKNIVMELEEVAKIPLDKKEIRQLILNLVQNGSQAMLPGGTIKIRTFMEKEEVVLAVSDEGSGITPQVLEKIGTPFFTTKENGTGLGLAVCYSIVARHNAKIDIDTGSKGTTFFVRFKNLT from the coding sequence TTGTGTAACGGAGGATTAAGTAACGAACATTATAAAAAAATATTAAGCATTACTCCCGAATTGCTGTGTATATCTGATATGCACGGGCAATTCCGGTACGTAAACTCAGCATTTGAAGAGGTCTTAGGTTACACGGCTGAAGAATTGAGGGGATCAACCTTATATTCCATTTTACACCCTGACGACAAGCAAGCTGCGACTAATACGATAAAGTGTTTGCTTATTAATAAACAAGAAAGATTAAGCATTGAGAGAAGGTACCTTTGTAAAGAAGGGGCTTATAAATGGATAGCCTGGGAAATAACAATTGATTGGACAGAAGAACTTGTGTATTCTTCTGGACGGGACATAACTGATAAGAAAAAAACTGAAGAAGCAGAACGCAAAGCAAAAGAAAGATTAGAAGAAGCTCAGGAATTTGCGCGTTTAGGGTATTGGGAGTTTGATGCAATCACAGGAGAAAATTATTGGTCTGATGAATTGCTTCAGCTATGTGGCTTAACCCGTGATGAATCGGCGTCAAATTTAGATGCTTTTATGCAGATGGTTCATCCGGATGACAAAAATTTGATAATAAATTCGATGAAGATGCCACCTAAAGATAATGAATTTGAATTGGAAATAAGGCTAATCAGGTCAAATGATGAAATCGTCTGGATCCATGAAAAAGTAAAGTATGACCAAGATTCTTCGGGTAAGGTAATTCGGTGGTATGGAGTAGTACGAGATATATCACTGCGTAAACTGAATGAAGATAAATTAATGGAAAGCGAAGCTAAATTCAAAGAACTTGTCGAAAACCTGGGAGAAGTAATCTGGATACGTCAGGGTGGAAAACTTGTCTATATTAGCCCGGCCTATGAGCAGGTATGGGGAAGAACGTGTCAAAGTTTATATAGAAATCCGCAATCATTTATAGATTCCATACACCCAGAGGATAAAGAACGTATTCTGCAGGCTTTTTTAAACGATAACTATAACAATACTAACCAGGATTTGCTTGAAGATCAGTATAGAATTATCAGGCCTGACGGAACAGAACGGTGGATTTGGTTAAGAAAATTTCCAATATTAGACGATGCCGGAAAACTAATTCGACATGTGGGAATCTGTTATGATGTCACCAAAATCAAGGAGTATGAGGAAGAAGTCTTGAAAAACAAAATGGAAAAAGAAATGGCTCGACTCGATAGACTAAGTCTTGTAGGGGAAATGGCTGCTGGTATCGGTCATGAGGTCAGGAACCCAATGACCACCGTTCGAGGGTTTCTCCAATTGTTAAGCAGAAAGGAAGACTGTTTAAAATACAATGAATTTTTCACGCTCATGATCGATGAACTGGATAGGGCAAATTCAATTATCACAGAATTTCTTTCCCTGGCAAAGGATAGAGTCGTTGAATTAGAAGTGCAAAGCCTTAAAGAAATTGTCCAAGATATATTTCCTTTAATCCAAGCTGATGGATTGGTTTCCGAAAAGAATATTGTGATGGAACTTGAAGAAGTTGCCAAAATTCCTTTAGATAAAAAGGAAATTCGTCAGCTTATTTTAAATCTTGTTCAAAACGGCTCCCAGGCCATGTTACCTGGAGGAACAATTAAGATTCGAACCTTTATGGAAAAGGAAGAAGTAGTTTTGGCTGTATCAGATGAAGGTTCAGGAATAACCCCACAAGTACTTGAGAAGATAGGAACACCTTTTTTCACGACCAAGGAAAACGGAACTGGCCTGGGGTTAGCGGTTTGCTATAGCATTGTAGCGCGGCATAACGCTAAGATAGATATTGATACTGGTTCAAAGGGGACTACGTTTTTTGTCCGGTTTAAAAACCTCACTTAA
- a CDS encoding DsrE family protein, translating into MEKFLFVLSRGLEDPVRATRAFQLAKVAKEKGHEVNIFLVDDAVVYGVLGLADNVKAPTGDDAKTYQDYLIEKEVPFYICTPCARYRLFGEDEFIAGAKLSTAAQLIDLAAESKVFTF; encoded by the coding sequence TTGGAAAAATTTCTTTTTGTGCTAAGCCGAGGGCTTGAGGATCCGGTTCGGGCAACTAGGGCATTTCAACTTGCGAAAGTTGCTAAAGAAAAAGGTCATGAAGTTAATATTTTCTTAGTTGATGATGCTGTAGTCTATGGAGTTTTGGGATTAGCTGATAATGTTAAGGCACCTACCGGGGATGATGCTAAAACTTATCAGGATTACTTAATTGAGAAGGAAGTGCCATTTTACATTTGTACACCATGTGCTAGATATAGGCTCTTCGGCGAAGATGAATTTATTGCTGGGGCGAAATTGTCTACAGCAGCTCAGCTTATCGATCTGGCGGCTGAATCAAAAGTATTTACTTTTTAA
- a CDS encoding HpcH/HpaI aldolase/citrate lyase family protein: MTKEGLEATFFKAPEFFNKETPRAILSHALGASLYMPGTRETIAPDIISNKYRGLASTVFCLEDSIGDAEVPFAEENLTKQVQDIYNSIENQQLESFELPLIFIRVRDPEQIVRLIERMEDSSKIVTGFVFPKFTSESYRYFETIKSLNQTTGFFYGMPIIESTEVIYRESRFRELMDIKGLLDTYHDLVLNVRIGATDFSGYYGIRRGPDVTIYDITVIRDCISDIINIFSRFESDYVVSGPVWEYFSNGGRVLKPQLRKSPFEQFHDNLGNNRTKIRSQLLNKYVDGLIREVILDKENGIIGKTIIHPSHIIPVQSLYIVGYEEYLDALSIIENSNGLQGVTKSHYTNKMNEMKPHYNWAQKILLRAKSYGVFHEQHNFISLFTEDVYL; this comes from the coding sequence TTGACGAAAGAGGGCCTAGAGGCCACTTTCTTTAAAGCTCCGGAGTTTTTCAACAAAGAAACTCCCCGAGCGATTCTTTCCCATGCCTTAGGTGCGTCCCTCTATATGCCAGGGACTAGAGAGACTATAGCCCCAGACATAATTTCTAATAAGTATCGAGGACTTGCCTCAACTGTCTTTTGCCTGGAAGATTCAATCGGTGATGCTGAAGTGCCATTTGCTGAGGAGAATCTTACAAAACAAGTCCAAGATATTTATAATTCGATAGAAAACCAGCAGTTAGAGTCTTTTGAACTGCCGCTAATCTTCATTCGAGTTAGGGATCCCGAACAGATTGTGCGCCTGATAGAGAGAATGGAAGACAGCAGCAAGATAGTCACGGGGTTTGTCTTTCCCAAATTTACATCCGAAAGTTATAGATACTTTGAAACTATCAAGAGTCTGAATCAAACGACAGGTTTTTTCTATGGTATGCCCATTATTGAAAGTACAGAGGTCATCTATAGAGAATCCCGCTTTCGGGAATTAATGGACATAAAGGGGCTTTTAGATACCTATCATGACTTAGTTTTAAATGTACGCATCGGGGCAACAGATTTTTCAGGCTATTATGGAATTCGTAGAGGTCCGGATGTAACAATTTATGATATAACGGTAATACGTGATTGTATTTCCGATATTATTAATATATTTAGCCGTTTTGAAAGTGATTACGTAGTCTCCGGTCCCGTCTGGGAGTACTTCTCTAATGGAGGGAGAGTTCTTAAACCGCAGCTGCGCAAGAGCCCTTTTGAACAGTTTCACGATAATCTCGGGAATAATCGAACGAAGATTAGAAGCCAGCTTCTGAATAAATATGTTGATGGGCTAATTCGGGAAGTTATTTTGGACAAAGAAAATGGAATTATTGGCAAGACCATTATTCATCCAAGTCATATCATTCCGGTACAATCCCTATATATTGTGGGATATGAAGAGTATTTAGATGCTTTGAGCATTATTGAGAATAGTAATGGCTTGCAAGGGGTTACGAAAAGCCATTATACTAATAAGATGAATGAAATGAAACCACATTATAATTGGGCACAAAAAATTTTATTAAGAGCAAAGAGTTATGGAGTATTTCATGAACAACACAATTTCATCAGCCTCTTTACCGAAGATGTATACTTATAA